The Agrococcus carbonis genome has a window encoding:
- a CDS encoding bifunctional o-acetylhomoserine/o-acetylserine sulfhydrylase: MSDWKFETLQVHAGARPDPTTKARITPVYRTTSYVFDSTDHAARLFGLAETGNIYSRIMNPTNDVVEQRIAALEGGTAALLLASGQSATTYAILNIAQAGDHIVSSSSIYGGTYNLFHFTLRKLGVEVTFVEDQDDLDEWRRAIRPNTKALFGETIGNPRINLLDIAGVSGVAHEAGVPLIVDNTIATPYLIRPLEHGADIVVHSATKFLGGHGSVVAGVIVDGGRFAWSESDKFPGLTTPDESYHGVTFTEALGDAIAYIIKARVTLLRDVGASAAPDSAWQLLQGIETLSLRVDRHVANATAVAQFLEAHPQVAQVHYAGLPSSPWHERGTQLAPRGTGAVLSFELVGGVEAGKALVEALELFSHLANIGDVRSLVIHPASTTHAQLTPEQQLTAGVTPGLVRLSVGIEHADDLIADLSRGLDAAAERARALEATTA; this comes from the coding sequence ATGAGCGACTGGAAGTTCGAGACCCTGCAGGTGCACGCGGGCGCTCGGCCCGACCCGACCACCAAGGCGCGCATCACGCCGGTCTACCGCACGACGTCGTACGTCTTCGACAGCACCGACCACGCAGCGCGGCTGTTCGGGCTCGCCGAGACGGGCAACATCTACTCGCGCATCATGAACCCGACGAACGACGTCGTCGAGCAGCGCATCGCCGCGCTCGAGGGCGGCACCGCGGCGCTGCTGCTCGCCTCGGGCCAGTCGGCGACGACCTACGCGATCCTCAACATCGCGCAGGCCGGCGACCACATCGTCTCGTCGTCGTCGATCTACGGCGGCACCTACAACCTCTTCCACTTCACGCTGCGGAAGCTCGGCGTCGAGGTCACGTTCGTCGAGGACCAGGACGACCTCGACGAGTGGCGCCGCGCCATCCGCCCGAACACCAAGGCGCTCTTCGGCGAGACGATCGGCAACCCGCGCATCAACCTGCTCGACATCGCCGGCGTCTCGGGCGTCGCGCACGAGGCGGGCGTGCCGCTCATCGTCGACAACACGATCGCGACCCCGTACCTCATCCGCCCGCTCGAGCACGGCGCCGACATCGTCGTGCACTCGGCGACGAAGTTCCTCGGCGGCCACGGCTCAGTCGTCGCTGGCGTCATCGTCGACGGCGGCCGCTTCGCGTGGTCGGAGTCGGACAAGTTCCCCGGCCTCACGACCCCCGACGAGTCGTACCACGGCGTCACCTTCACCGAGGCGCTCGGCGACGCGATCGCCTACATCATCAAGGCGCGCGTGACGCTCCTGCGCGACGTCGGCGCATCCGCCGCCCCCGACTCGGCGTGGCAGCTGCTGCAGGGCATCGAGACGCTCTCGCTGCGCGTCGACCGGCACGTCGCCAACGCGACCGCGGTCGCGCAGTTCCTCGAGGCGCACCCGCAGGTCGCCCAGGTGCACTACGCGGGCCTGCCCTCGAGCCCCTGGCACGAGCGCGGCACGCAGCTCGCGCCGCGCGGCACCGGCGCCGTGCTCTCGTTCGAGCTCGTCGGCGGCGTCGAGGCAGGCAAGGCGCTCGTCGAGGCGCTCGAGCTCTTCAGCCACCTCGCCAACATCGGCGACGTGCGCTCGCTCGTCATCCACCCGGCGTCGACGACGCACGCGCAGCTCACGCCCGAGCAGCAGCTCACGGCCGGCGTGACGCCCGGTCTCGTGCGGCTCTCGGTCGGCATCGAGCACGCCGACGACCTGATCGCCGACCTCAGCCGGGGCCTCGACGCGGCCGCCGAGCGCGCCCGCGCCCTCGAGGCGACGACCGCCTGA
- a CDS encoding HNH endonuclease, producing MTTDATPRDGQEPEPVRGSGADGPTPRDVSETAMRAVVEIDAAIAGLQAMRTHLLAGIGHVAVDDALEERLDPAVGLRDAACELGLRQRRSDRTVEAELNAAMADTQRWPATVRAWGDTRIHRGHVAVIAEIGAPIQDPAAREAFEAALLPHAEQTTPGRLRAIARRELEQHLAEPLVERHRTAREQRGVWVSDLDDGMSMLRALLPTALAHGIHDRLTQMAKASVRARAGAPDRAADAADTPGNGADAVGEAPVGADGGRDRRTFDQLRADLLRADLLADLLLTADPTDTGLHGIRAEVSVLIPAPVLTGDNGDGEPMAGLEAAVARLANGAPLDPETARILAERASSWARLFTDPLTGQVLAVDSYTPSSQLKRLLRARDQHCRWPGCGQRARRCDIDHTKPWAEGGTTCHDNLAHLCRRHHTLKGAQLAHARRWKVRQTSPGVLEFTSPTGDVYTDEPPQTGPVFREHHDAYWGDTTGSGAPSRPF from the coding sequence ATGACGACGGACGCGACGCCGCGGGACGGGCAGGAGCCCGAGCCCGTGCGCGGCTCCGGCGCCGACGGCCCCACGCCGCGCGACGTGTCCGAGACGGCGATGCGCGCGGTCGTCGAGATCGACGCCGCGATCGCGGGCCTGCAGGCGATGCGCACGCACCTGCTCGCCGGCATCGGCCACGTCGCGGTCGATGATGCGCTCGAGGAGCGCCTCGACCCGGCGGTGGGGCTGCGGGATGCCGCGTGCGAGCTGGGGCTGCGGCAGCGCCGCTCCGACCGCACCGTCGAGGCCGAGCTCAACGCCGCGATGGCCGACACGCAGCGGTGGCCCGCCACCGTGCGCGCGTGGGGCGACACCCGCATACACCGCGGCCACGTCGCCGTGATCGCGGAGATCGGCGCGCCGATCCAGGATCCGGCGGCGCGGGAGGCGTTCGAAGCGGCGCTGCTGCCGCACGCCGAGCAGACCACCCCGGGCCGACTGCGGGCGATCGCGCGGCGCGAGCTCGAGCAGCACCTGGCGGAGCCGCTCGTCGAGCGGCACCGCACCGCCCGCGAGCAGCGCGGCGTGTGGGTGAGCGACCTCGACGACGGCATGTCGATGCTGCGCGCGCTGCTGCCGACCGCGCTCGCGCACGGCATCCACGACCGCCTCACCCAGATGGCCAAGGCGTCGGTTCGGGCGCGCGCGGGCGCGCCGGACCGGGCTGCCGATGCCGCCGACACGCCCGGGAACGGCGCCGATGCCGTCGGTGAGGCGCCGGTCGGTGCCGACGGCGGCCGCGACCGGCGCACCTTCGACCAGCTGCGCGCCGACCTGCTGCGCGCCGACCTGCTGGCCGACCTGCTGCTGACCGCCGACCCCACCGACACCGGCCTGCACGGCATCCGCGCCGAGGTCAGCGTGCTCATCCCCGCACCCGTCCTCACCGGCGACAACGGTGACGGGGAGCCCATGGCGGGCCTCGAGGCGGCGGTCGCGCGGCTCGCGAACGGCGCACCGCTGGATCCGGAGACCGCCCGCATCCTCGCCGAGCGCGCCAGCAGCTGGGCGCGGCTGTTCACCGACCCGCTCACCGGCCAGGTGCTCGCCGTCGACTCCTACACGCCCTCCAGCCAGCTCAAGCGGCTGCTGCGTGCCCGCGACCAGCACTGCCGATGGCCAGGCTGCGGGCAGCGCGCCCGCCGCTGCGACATCGACCACACCAAGCCGTGGGCCGAGGGCGGCACGACCTGCCACGACAACCTCGCCCACCTCTGCAGACGCCACCACACCCTCAAAGGCGCCCAGCTCGCCCACGCCCGACGCTGGAAGGTGCGCCAGACCAGCCCAGGCGTGCTCGAGTTCACCTCGCCCACCGGCGACGTCTACACCGACGAGCCGCCGCAGACCGGACCGGTCTTCCGCGAGCACCACGACGCCTACTGGGGCGACACCACAGGCTCAGGTGCACCGAGCCGGCCCTTCTGA
- a CDS encoding SDR family NAD(P)-dependent oxidoreductase, with the protein MSEKRLIVTGASSGIGEAVARQAVARGWQVLAVARRAERLEALAAEIGCDVAVADLTDEASVAAFAEAAAAFRPTGLVQVAGGAKGAAPIADTTIDDWRWMFEANVIGTKRVLDAVLPLLRASTADGGYAEVMVVTSIAATVPYTGGSGYNAAKSAEKQLVDVLRLELAGEPIRVMEVAPGMVWTEEFSLVRFGGDKAKADAVYQDVQDPLSADDVARVMTDILALPGHVSVDETIIKPVAQTHPWIVTKGPLVARGA; encoded by the coding sequence ATGAGCGAGAAGCGGTTGATCGTCACGGGTGCGTCGAGCGGGATCGGGGAGGCGGTCGCGAGGCAAGCGGTCGCCCGCGGCTGGCAGGTGCTCGCCGTGGCCCGGCGGGCCGAGCGGCTCGAGGCGCTCGCGGCCGAGATCGGCTGCGACGTGGCGGTCGCCGACCTCACCGATGAGGCGTCGGTCGCCGCCTTCGCCGAGGCGGCCGCGGCGTTCCGGCCCACGGGCCTCGTGCAGGTGGCGGGCGGCGCGAAGGGCGCGGCCCCGATCGCCGACACGACGATCGACGACTGGCGCTGGATGTTCGAGGCGAACGTCATCGGCACGAAGCGCGTGCTCGACGCCGTGCTGCCGCTGCTGCGCGCCTCGACCGCCGACGGCGGCTACGCCGAGGTCATGGTCGTGACGTCGATCGCCGCGACCGTGCCGTACACGGGCGGCTCTGGCTACAACGCCGCGAAGTCGGCCGAGAAGCAGCTCGTCGACGTGCTGCGGCTCGAGCTCGCGGGCGAGCCCATCCGCGTGATGGAGGTCGCGCCCGGCATGGTCTGGACCGAGGAGTTCAGCCTCGTGCGCTTCGGCGGCGACAAGGCGAAGGCGGATGCGGTGTACCAGGACGTGCAGGACCCGCTCTCGGCCGACGACGTCGCCCGCGTGATGACCGACATCCTGGCGCTGCCCGGCCACGTCTCGGTCGACGAGACCATCATCAAGCCCGTCGCCCAGACGCATCCGTGGATCGTCACGAAGGGCCCGCTCGTCGCGAGGGGCGCGTGA
- a CDS encoding MFS transporter produces MHAVPLALIGWLVCVELTSGVLQGYYVTLTPDIARHLSVTDADVNWFEAGQLLLSALMVPVLAKLGDMHGHKRMLLVSTAITAAASWWMAFAGDFWSYLIAFSLQGAYTVWLPLEVALIFDRGRRTGVAPSATRRAAGLLVIALEAGAIIGALGAAAAFGAFGEAMPATLMLPAAMVTLCFFAILWGVPESEPLPGRSLDAGGFVLLALSLLTITSGLTFLKLGGVDAWWGWAVMAVGVLLLVPFGRWVLGKEDPAIDLRVMRRPEMWPVQLTAGLIGVSLLGAQTPLATYAGTDPSLGYGLGLDASGRSILIGVYLLALIVGAAALAVLSARVRPRLLLIVASTLVGVGYLLLVPFHLEVWQVFACMAVAGVGSGALVGALPAAAAAAAPRGQTGVATAMTNTTKTIGGSFASSIFAIVLAVRAIGTAASLGGYIVVWIICGVTALVAAVGLVAVPRLAFADPEPVPEPSAGAAAASEA; encoded by the coding sequence ATGCACGCCGTGCCGCTGGCACTCATCGGCTGGCTCGTGTGCGTCGAGCTGACGAGCGGCGTGCTGCAGGGCTACTACGTGACGCTCACGCCCGACATCGCGCGGCATCTCAGCGTGACCGATGCCGATGTCAACTGGTTCGAGGCAGGGCAGCTGCTGCTGTCGGCGCTCATGGTGCCGGTGCTCGCGAAGCTCGGCGACATGCACGGGCACAAGCGGATGCTGCTCGTCTCGACCGCCATCACGGCCGCCGCGAGCTGGTGGATGGCCTTCGCGGGCGACTTCTGGAGCTACCTCATCGCGTTCTCCCTCCAGGGCGCCTACACGGTGTGGCTGCCGCTCGAGGTCGCGCTCATCTTCGATCGCGGCCGACGGACCGGCGTCGCCCCCTCCGCGACGCGCCGTGCCGCGGGCCTCCTCGTCATCGCGCTCGAGGCCGGCGCCATCATCGGCGCGCTCGGCGCGGCCGCCGCGTTCGGCGCCTTCGGGGAGGCGATGCCCGCGACCCTGATGCTCCCGGCGGCGATGGTGACGCTCTGCTTCTTCGCGATCCTGTGGGGCGTACCCGAGTCCGAGCCGCTCCCGGGCCGCTCGCTCGACGCCGGCGGCTTCGTACTGCTCGCGCTGTCCCTGCTGACCATCACCTCGGGGCTCACGTTCCTCAAGCTCGGCGGGGTGGATGCGTGGTGGGGCTGGGCGGTGATGGCAGTCGGCGTGCTGCTGCTCGTGCCCTTCGGTCGGTGGGTGCTCGGCAAGGAGGACCCGGCGATCGACCTGCGCGTCATGCGCCGACCGGAGATGTGGCCGGTGCAGCTCACCGCCGGCCTCATCGGCGTGAGCCTGCTGGGCGCCCAGACGCCGCTCGCGACGTACGCGGGCACCGACCCGAGCCTCGGCTACGGGCTCGGCCTCGACGCATCCGGGCGCTCGATCCTCATCGGCGTCTATCTGCTCGCGCTCATCGTCGGCGCCGCTGCCCTCGCCGTGCTCTCGGCGCGCGTGCGGCCCAGGCTGCTGCTCATCGTCGCCTCGACGCTCGTCGGTGTCGGCTACCTGCTGCTCGTGCCGTTCCACCTGGAGGTGTGGCAGGTCTTCGCGTGCATGGCCGTCGCGGGCGTCGGCTCCGGCGCGCTCGTCGGCGCGCTGCCCGCGGCCGCGGCGGCCGCCGCACCGCGCGGCCAGACCGGCGTCGCGACGGCGATGACGAACACGACGAAGACCATCGGCGGCTCGTTCGCGTCGTCGATCTTCGCGATCGTGCTCGCGGTCCGCGCGATCGGCACCGCCGCGAGCCTCGGCGGCTACATCGTCGTGTGGATCATCTGCGGCGTCACCGCGCTCGTCGCCGCCGTCGGCCTCGTCGCGGTGCCGCGGTTGGCGTTCGCCGACCCCGAGCCCGTGCCCGAGCCGTCCGCCGGCGCCGCCGCGGCGTCCGAGGCATGA